The following DNA comes from Allobranchiibius huperziae.
GTCGGCGCCGTCAACGTCGACGGCGCCCGTTGCGCTCCAAGCTCCCGTGACGCCGTCCAAGGCGTGGGGGAAGGCAAGCCCGGAGAGTCCCGCGTCGGTGGCGGTGAGGTTGGTTTGATGGGAGGTGCCGAAGTCGAACACGAACTGATCGGGGGCGTGATCCGTGACGTAGAGCGTCTTGGCGACCTGGCGCGAGGTGTGGCCGTCTGCGCTGCTGAGGGTGACGACGTAGGAGACATATTCGGCGCCCCGGTTCTCCTGCGGGGTCCATGTCACGGCGACATCGGTCGGACTGCCGTCGACGTTGCTGATCTGCGCGGCCGATCGCTGCCGTACTCGTGGAAGAGCCGGCGCGCCCAGCCGTGGACGTTCTGGTAGTCGATGAGCACCGTTATCCGGTCCGGATCGGCCACCCTCGACACCCTTCTGGGGAAAAAAAATCCCCGCCAATCCCGGAGGACGGCGGGGCGGAATGACGCAAATGTAACAGCGTGGGATCTCAAACGCCATATCGACCACGAAACCAAAGACGAAACCGACCACGTAATGCTCAACGCAACTGGGCGACAGGTCGTGTTGGAACGCTGTGCACCGGACCCGTCGAGCAAGCGGACTGGCGACGGCCCGGCGCGAGCGGCGGGAGCAAGCTAATAGCTACGGTGCCCCTAACCGCTCTGGGTGCATGCTCCGGCGGGAGCAAGATGGAGGGATAGGGCACCCAACTCGCCCTGTCGCCGGGACCGTCGCGAGAGGTGCAGAGTGTCCATGCCGCATGACGACGGGGACGCGAGTCACCTTCCCCAGCTACCTGACGAGAGCTACGCGGACTACCTACAGCGCAGTGGGATCTCGGTGGTCCCTGATGAGAGCGTCCGCGCTCGGGAGCAAGAGCGCGGAGCGCCCGTGCTCGGTTGTGTCCTCATCTACGAGGTTGACGAAGACGGCTTCGTATACGCGCTTGCTCATCATCCCGACCTCCCCCCAGACGCCCTCGATGCGTTCTGCCGGGAAGGCATGAGCCGCTGTGCGCACTTCGCTGAGCACGGCCCAGACGGAGAGTTCCTCTGGGAGAAGCGATCCGATGCGGGGTATCAGGCCTGGATCGTCGCCCACCAGCTCCCATCGCTCTAGTCCCGCAGATAACGCCCTGTATCTGCGGTGCCTATGGCACCGAAGCGCGCAACGGCGGGCCTGTCGGGGCCGCCATTACCGTCCGCAGCACTGATTAACTGCGGAAGGTGCCCCGATGAGCCGCCCCACCCCGACGCCGCCCCCGGCGGGATCAGCTGGGCCGCGGCTGTGGCCGCGTTCCTGGAGCGACCCACCGCCGCCACCACCCGGCGCACCTAGGCGACCGCGCTGCGCCAGATCGGCGCGCAGCTGCCCGAGGGCACGCCCCTGGCCGCGCTGGACGCCTAAAACTACGAGGCCGCGCTGCGCTGCGCACCGCGTACGACGCCGCTGCACCGGCCACCTTCAACCTGGCGATCAACGCCCTCCGCGGCCTGCTGGCGTACGCCGCCTATCGGGAGTGGTGCACCGACGCCACCGCCTACCGGTTCGGGCGACTGGTGCACGTGCGGCGCATCCCGCAGCAGCACGACCGCGCGCTGAGCCGAGAGGACTATCGAGCGGCTGTGCACCGATCCGCGCCACGCGCTGCGCGAGCGGGCACTGTGGCGGATGCTCTACGAGACCGCCGCCCGCGCGGAGGAAGTCCTGCGCCTGGACGTGGGCGACCTGGACCTGACCAACCGCACCGCTCGCACCATCCGCAAGGGCGGCGACCGGGACACCCTGCACTACGCCTCGGGCACCGCGCGGCTACTCCCCCGGGTACTCGCCGGCCGCGACCGCGGCCCGGTGTTCCTGTCCAGCCGGCCCCCACGCACCGACGCCCTGCCTGCCCTGTCCGACCTGGACCCCGCCACCGGGCACGCCCGGCTGTCCTACCGCCAAGCCTCCGCCCTGTTCACCGACGCGACCCACGGCGCGACCCTGCACCAGCTGCGGCACTCCGCACTGACCCACCTCGCCGAGACCGGCGCCAGCAGCGCCCTGCTGATGGCGAAATCACGGCACGCCGCACTGTCCAGCCTCCAGCGCTATGTCGCGCCCTCTCAGACCGCCGTCGCGCAGCTGACCGCCGGCCTGGACCCGCACGGGCGCCGGCGGAAAGTCGACGGCTGAGCCTTTCGCCCGAAAGACTGGGCACATGAGCGTTGAAGCCACCCCATACCGCTGCCCGTCCTGCAACGAACAGGCCGTCAGCCGTGTCCTCACCCCGGTTCGCAGCTTCGGCACCAACGACCCCACAGCGCACACCGACCAGTACATGTGCAACAACGGCACCAACCACATCCCGTTTGGGTGGACCCCCGACAGCAAGGGTTAGCAGCCGCCCTGGGACCAGATGGCCCCGTGCGGTACCGCGCGGGGCCAGAGCGATGCGCGTAGGTTGCGCCCATGACTCACAAGCGCGACGGTCTTCCCTGCGTGGTCTGTGGGGCGGAGTCGACCATTCACCCGATTCGGACCGGTTCGGTCGTGAGTGAGCCAGACGAGCAGGGCAGAAGCCAGGTACGACCCGGGCCGGTAGTCGATTTCTGCGAGCAGCATTTCCGCGACGATCGGCAGGGACTTGTCGCGCTCAGCTGGTGCGGACAAGGAGAGGGCCACGTCACGACCGGCGTTGGCCCGTGTGCCGTGCACGGTGGCCGCCTCGACCCGTTGCCGTAGGTCACGACGAAAGGCGGGCAGCTGCCGAGTCAGCAGCCGCGTCGGGCTGCCTCAGCCTCGACCGCTGCGGCGAGGACTCGCTCGGGTGTGCTGCCGGCCGCCTCAGCCGTTGCGGCGAGCCGGTCCAGCAGGTCATCGGCCAGGACGCCGCCGGCGACCTCAGCGCGCAGCGCGCGCACGATCAACGCACCCACCGGCACGCCCAGCCGCTCGGCTCGCACCTCGAGCGCGTCGTAGAGATCTTGCGGCACCCGGTTGGACAGCTTGCGACCCCAGATCGCCGGCTCGCTCGGTGTTCCACGGCGGCCACTGGCGCGGCCGGCGTCGGTGTAGTGCTGCCCGTTGTCGGGGGCCGGTGTCAGGGGCGCGGTCTGCGCGGGGCGTGCCTCGGGTGGCATGGTCAGCCTCGTTCCTTGTTCGCCTGCTCGGTGACGATCTGCGCCAGCTGCGCGAATTCCTCCACGATCGCCCCTATCTCTGCGCCGCAGGCCGCTGCGGGTCCGCCGGCCCCCTCGGCCTTGACCATCACCGCGCGGCGCGGGACGACGCCCAGCACGGGCCATTGCTCGCGTAGCTGTGCGAGCAGCTGCGCCGGGTAGGACTCCCGGGCCGTGTAGTTGGAAACCACCACCCCCAGCACTCGCGGCGCCCCGTCGCAGTCGGCGCGGACCCCCTCCAGCGTGCGCGTCACCCGCGCCAGCGCCTCGACGGCCCCGAGCACGGCCTCGGTCACCAGCAGCACCACATCGGCGGCCCGCAGTGCGCACTCTCCGATGGGGGCCGCCAGGCCGGACACGGTGGTGACGGTCGAAGTCGACTGACGCAGACCCGGGTGGCCTCGGCGTCAGGACGACGAACGCGAGCCGTGCCCGCTGCGGACCGGATCGTCCTCCTCTTGGGATGGGGCGACGAGGACGGCCGCACGCTCGGCGGACTCCGCGGCGGCGTCCTCGCGAGAGGGCGCACCGGCCACCAGGTCGCCGAACCAGGTCAGCCCGTGCGCGATGTGCCGGTCGAAACCGCCGGCCCTGCCCCGCGCGCGCACCTGCTTGCGCGAGCCCTCGGGGTAGCGCCGGTACCAGGGCGAGCCGGGTCGCGCGAGGCGCACCGCACCGACGTACGCGACGATCGGCACGATGGCGGCGAGCACCACCAGGCGGTACTTCCCCTTCGCCGCACAGATCAGGCAGCAGACGAAACTCGTCAGCAGGATCGCGACGGTGGCCCAGCGCACGGGCGCGTTGCGGTCGGTGAGCTCGTCGACGTTCTCGGGGGTGAAACCGAGCAGCGTCAGCCCCATCACCATCCCCGCGAGCGCAACGGCCTGCACCGACGCCCGTCCCTGACGCGCCCAGTACACGTCGCGCAGGTGCAGGATCAGCGCGAACTCATCGAGTACGAGCGAGGCGCCCGCACCCACGCAGAGCCCCGCGATGTTGAGCGACGTCGAGTCGTACGACGCGAGCGAGGTGAGAGCGCCCGCGAGGAGCAGGAAGAGCCCCGGCACGGCGTGGTGGATGTGCAGTCCGGTGGAGCTGACGTTGTTACGGAACGGGCCACGGCCGCTGCGGATCGTCCGGGTCACGAGGCGGGTCAGCAGGAACGTCGCGATGAACGCCACGAGGCACAGCGCCACGGGCTCCTTGCCGGCCTCCACGATCCGGTCCTGCCACCAGGTCACAACCGCGAGCGTATGCCGCCCGTCTGGGCGATAGCTCCTTCTCGCACGAGCACATTCTGAAAGCGTGCTGTCGCGAAGCAGCAGGAAATCCTGTGAAACCGGGGGGTACGGGCGGGATGAAATCGCCTGCGGCCTAGGTTGGAGAAGGTAGACCGACCCCACGGGAGCACTCGCCACATGAGCAGCAAGTCCCAGCAGACCCTCGATCGTGTCGTCATCCGATTCGCCGGCGATTCCGGCGACGGTATGCAGTTGACCGGTGACAGGTTCACCGCCGAGACCGCGAGTCTCGGCAACGACCTGTCGACGCTGCCCAACTTCCCCGCCGAGATCAGAGCGCCGCAGGGCACACTGCCGGGCGTCTCCTCGTTCCAGCTGCACTTCGCAGACCACGAGGTGCTCACCCCCGGCGACGCGCCCGACGTACTGGTCGCGATGAACCCGGCCGCCCTGCGTGCCAACCTCGGCGACCTGCCTCGTGGCGGCGTGATCATCGCCGACGCCGACGAGTTCACGAAGCGCAACCTGGCCAAGGTCGGTTATCCCAGCAACCCGCTCGAGGACGACAGCCTCGAGTCGTGGGCGCTGCACGCCGTGCCGCTCACCTCAATCACGGTCGCGGCGCTCGCCGACTTCGAGCTCACCCGCAAGGAGAAGGAACGCGCGAAGAACATGTTCGCGCTCGGGCTGCTGTCGTGGATGTACTCCCGGCCGACCAGCGGCACCGAGTCGTTCCTCAAGCGCAAGTTCGCGGGCAAGCCCGCCATCCTCGCCGCCAACCTGGCGGCTCTGCACGCGGGCCACGCGTACGGCGAGACGACCGAGTCGTTCGCGGTCTCCTACACCGTGCGGCGTGCGCCGAAGGCAACCGGCACCTACCGCAACATCACCGGAAACCTCGCCATCGCCTACGGATTCGTGGCCGCGGCACACCGCGCGGACCGACCCCTGGTGCTGGGCAGCTACCCGATCACCCCGGCCTCGGACATCCTGCACACGCTGTCCAGCCTGAAGCGGTTCGGCGTGACGACCATCCAGGCCGAGGACGAGATCGCCGGCGTGGGTGCCGCGCTCGGCGCGGCGTTCGGTGGCGCGATCGGCCTCACCACGACGTCGGGGCCGGGCCTCGCCCTCAAGGCGGAGACCATCGGGCTCGCCGTCTCCCTGGAGCTGCCGCTCGTGATCGTCGACGTGCAGCGCGGCGGTCCGTCCACCGGGTTGCCCACCAAGACCGAGCAGTCCGATCTGCTGCAGGCGATGTACGGCCGCAACGGCGAATCGCCGGTCGCCGTGATCGCCCCTGCGACACCGGTCGACTGCTTCGACGCGGCGCTGGAGGCAGTGCGCATCGCGACGACCTACCGGACGCCGGTGATCGTGCTCTCGGACGGCTCGCTGGCGAACGGCTCCGAGCCGTGGCGGCTGCCGCAGATCGGCGACCTGCCGAATCTGCACGTCGACGCCCCGACCGAGCCCAATTCCGTCGACGACAAGGGCAACCCGGTATTCGCGCCCTACCTGCGCGATCCCAACACGCTGGCGCGGCCGTGGGCCGTTCCGGGCACGCCGGGGCTGGAGCACCGGGTCGGCGGCATCGAGAAGGCCGACGTCACCGGCAACATCAGCTACGACCCGGACAACCACGACCACATGGTCCGCACCCGCCAGGCCAAGATCGACGGCATCGACGTGCCCGACGTCGTGGTCGACGACCCGTCCGGCGACGCCCGCGTGCTGGTCCTGGGGTGGGGTTCGACGTACGGCCCGATCGCGGAGGCCACCCGGCTGTGCCGCGCTGCAGGATCGAAGGTCGCGCGGGCGCACCTGCGCCACCTGGCGCCGTTCCCTGGGAATCTCGGCGAGGTGCTGCGCGCGTACGACCGCGTGGTGCTGCCGGAGATGAACCTCGGCCAGCTCGCACTGCTGTTGCGCGGGAAGTACCTGGTCGACGTGCGCAGCCACACCGCCGTTCGCGGCCTGCCCTTCACCTCGACGGAGATCGCAGCCGTCATCCACGAGCACCTGGAGGACCTCACATGAGCATCGATCTGGGTATGCCGAAGCTCGGCACCTCCGGAGTCCCGCGGCTCGGCGACGACGAAGCGCAGACGAAGAAGGACTTCACCTCCGACCAGGAGGTGCGCTGGTGCCCCGGGTGCGGCGACTACGCGATCCTCGCCGCGATGCAGGGCTTCCTGCCCGACCTCGGGCTGCGCCGGGAGAACATCGTCTTCATCTCCGGAATCGGGTGCGCCGCCCGCTTCCCGTACTACCTGGACACCTTCGGCATGCACTCGATCCACGGGCGCGCGCCCGCGATCGCGACCGGCCTCGCCACCTCCCGCGAGGACCTGTCGGTGTGGGTCGTGACCGGTGACGGCGACGCGCTGTCGATCGGCGGCAACCACCTGATCCACGCCCTGCGCCGCAACGTCAACATCAAGATCCTGCTCTTCAACAACAAGATCTACGGCCTCACCAAGGGCCAGTACTCCCCCACGTCCGATGTCGGCGCGGTGACCAAGTCCTCGCCGCTGGGATCGGTGGATCAGCCGTTCGACCCGGTGTCGCTGGCGCTCGGCGCGGAGGCCAGTTTCGTTGCCCGCACCATGGATTCGGACCGCAAGCACCTGACCGCGACGCTGCGCGCGGCCGCCGAGCACCGGGGTAGCGCCCTGGTCGAGATCTACCAGAACTGCCCGATCTTCAACGACGGCGCCTTCCAGCTGGTCAAGGACCGTGACGAGGCGAGCGCGCGCATCATGCAGCTGGTCGACGGCGAGCCGATCCGGGCCGGCGAGGGCGAGACGGCGCGCGTCGTCGTACGCGGCCCCGAAGGCCACCTGGCCGTCGAGCCGGAGGCCACCGCTGATCCGGCACGCGTCGTGCGGCACCGGGTGAACGACAACGACCCGAGCCAGGCGTTCGCGCTGAGCCGCCTGGACGACCCGTCGTTCGCGCAGCTGCCGATGGGGGTCTTCCGATCGGTGTCGAGACCGACGTACGACGACGGGGTCCGCAGCCAGGTCGCCGCCGCGATCGACACGGCCGGCGGCCCCGCCGACGACCGGGCACTGGAGCAGCTGCTGCACGGTCACGACACCTGGACCGTCTCCGACTGATCCCTGCCAGCCGTGGATCGTGCGCGGCGAGGTGGCCGGTTTGCGTCGGTGGCCAGGGCTGCAGCACTGGCCACGGACGCAGAACCCCCACCCGGTTCGGCGGCGTCCGTCGGCCCGATAGCCTTCGATTTCAAAGCCTCCACCGACCGATCGAGGGACCGCCCGATGGCGAACGGCAAGCCGGCCCGCTCCGAGACGAGCACGGGCACGGCGTACGGGTTCGTCGCCTACCTGCTGTGGGGCGCCTTCCCGCTCTACTTCCACGCCATCGAGCCCGTCGGCGCGTGGGAGGTCCTGGCGCACCGGGTGCTGTGGACGCTGCTCGTGTGCGCGGTGATCCTGGCGGTGCGTCGGCGGATGGGCTTCGTACGCGAGGTGCTGGCCGAGCCGCGCCGCCTCGTCGCACTGAGCATCGCCAGCCTGCTGATCGCCGCGAACTGGACGATCTACGTGCAGGCGGTCGTCACCGGCCACGTCACCGAGGCCGCCCTCGGTTACTTCCTGAACCCGCTGGTCACCGTCGCGCTCGGCGTGGTGGTGCTGAAGGAACGGCTGAGGGTGCTGCAGTGGGTGGCCGTCGCGATCGGCGTCGCCGCGTGCGTCTACCTCGCCGTCGACTACGGCAAACCGCCGTGGATCGCGGTCAGCCTCGCTCTGTCGTTCGCCGGCTACGGGCTGATGAAGAAGCGCGTCGGCGGCCGCCTGACCGCGTTGGAGAGCCTGTCGTTCGAGACGGCGGTGCTCGCGCCGATCGCCGTGATCCTGTTGGCGGTGCTGACGATCCGCGGTGACTCGACCTTCACCACGGAAGGCACAGGCCACGCTGTTCTCCTCGCGGTGTCCGGCATCGTCACCGCGGTGCCGCTGCTGCTCTTCGCCGCCGCAGCACGTCGGGTGCCGCTCGTGACGATCGGGCTGCTGCAGTTCCTCACTCCGATCCTGCAGCTCATCTGCGGGGTCGCCCTGCTGGGCGAGCACATGTCGTCGGCGCGCTGGATCGGCTTCGGGATCGTGTGGATCGCGCTGGTGCTGCTCGTGATCGACTCGGTCATGAGCGCCAACCGAGGGCGCCGTCTCAGCCGGTCGGCGGCCAGTCTCGCCGCCTGATGGAGCAGGTCTGGTACGCCGCGTACGGCTCGAACCTGTCACGTGACCGGTTCAGTCACTACCTCTTCGGCGGCCGACCGTCGGGTGCCTCGCGCACCTACCCCGGAGCCCGCGACCGTACGCCGCCCACCGGCGACCACCCGCTGCTGCTGCCCGGCCGGCTCTACTTCGCGTGGGAGTCACCGACCTGGACCGGCGGTGTCGCGTTCTACGACCCGACGGTGCGGGACGGGGCGCCGACGGTCGCGGCACGCGCGTACCTGCTCACCGTGCAGCAGTTCAGCGATGTCGCCGCCCAGGAGATGCACCGACCGCCCGGGGACGAGGTGGACGTCGCCGGCCTGCTCGCGCACGCACCGGTGGCGACGCTCGGCCCCGGCCGGTACGAGACGTTGCACCAGGTCGGCGAACTCGAGGGTGTCCCGGTCGTGACGTTCTCCGCGCCCTGGACGATCGAGACCGCGCCGCTCAACGCACCCAGCGCGGCATACCTGCGCCGGATCGCGGACGGTCTGCGCGAGGCGCACGGCTGGTCGGCGGAGCAGATCTGCGACTACCTGCTCGACTGCCCCGGCGTGCGACCCACCTGGAGCCGCGCGTCGCTCGCGGGAGCGACCGACTAGCGCGGCCCTCCGTCACCCCCACTCCAGGAGTTCGAAAGCCTCGCCGCTGACCGGCAACTCGTCCAGCAGCGGCCGGAAGTGCGGGTCGGTGTCGTGCCCGTCGAAGCTGATGGCGGCGATGCCGTCCTCGGCGAGCGACAGCAGACTGTCCCGCACGCACGCGCGCAGGAGTGCGAGCCCGTCAGTCTCGTCACGCTCACGACACTCGGCCACCACCACCGGCTCCGGTGCATCGGCGAAGACGAACGCCGCGGCCCTGACGCGACCCTCACCGACGACCCTGGTGTGCACGAGGTCGAGCTCATCGGCGAAGTCCTCGAGCAGGGGCTCTTCGAACCCTGGTGCCACGGGAGCCCAGTCGGCGTGCATCCACTCATAGATGTCGGTCCATGCACGCTGCAACTCGGAGAGGTCCACGGCGGTGCCCGCGACGGTCGCGACGGGCGATCTCGTGAGCCGCGCGGCATCGACCGTCTGCACCCGTTCCGGCGGGCAGGTCTGGTAAGCGTGCGCGCCCAGGCCTCGTGCGAATTGCACAGCCGCGGAGGAGACGAAGCCGCGTGAGCACATCGGCTTGGGATCGGTTCGCAGGTCCGCCAGGTACCTCGCGATGCTGCGACCGTGGCCACGGCGGCGGCGCTGCGGCGCGACCACGACCTCCACCCAGTACCGGTCGTCGCGCACAGGGCTGGTGAACAGATGACCCGCGGCCACGACCATGCCGTCCTCCGTCCCCACGACCGCGCGCGTGGCATCGTCGCGCCACCGGTCCGCGCGCAGGTCGATGCCCGCGAGCCAGTCAGGCGCCGCCGTCACGTCGCCGGCGGTCGCCGGGCGGATGTCCATCACCCCATCCTGGACCGCGACGAGCGCGCGCATGCGGGCCGGAATCCGAACGGTTTCCGCCAGGGCCTGGCGGTGGCATGCTGCACAAATGGAGACGGAGACTCTGTACGACGCCGCCGGCGGAACGGTGGGGCTGACCCGGTTGGCACATGCCTGGCACGAGCGCGTGATGGCCGACGAGGTCGTGGCGCATGCCTTCCATCACGGATTCCGTCCCGACCACAGCGAGCGACTCGCGGCGTACTGGGTGGAGGCGCTCGGTGGCCCCCGTGCGTACACCGGCACGTACGGCGACGAGACGTCCGTCGTCCGCCTGCACGCGGGCGAGGGCGAGCACGAAGACATGGACCAGCGCGCGATCGCCTGCTTCGATCAGGCACTCGCCGACACCGGTCTCGCCGGGGACCCGCGCCTCGCCGGTGCCTTGCACGACTACTTCGCGTGGGCCACCACCATGTCCATGGCGAAATACCCGCGCAGCGCGGACGACGTACCTGACGGTTTGGACATTCCGCAGTGGACGTGGGACGGCCTGAAGGAATCGCGTTGAGGCAGAGGGTTGCTCGCCCGCCCCACTGCTCGACGTAGGGGCCGACGTGTTCGCGAGCACCACTCCCACTGACGCCGAACGCGCGGCCGCGCGGCCGGGCGATCACCGTGTCGCGCGCGCCGACGTGATCATGGACCGCGCCTTCACGCTGGACGCCCCACCGGCCACCGTGTGGCCGTGGCTCGTGCAGCTGGGGAAGGCACGTGCCGGCTGGTATCTGCCGCGGTCCATCGAGCGTCTCCTGCCCCACGGTCGGCGTGCCGCCCGAAGCCTCCTGCCGCAGTGGCAGGCACTCGCCGTGGGCGACGTCATCCCGGACTACGGCGGCACGCAGGAGACCTTCCGCGTGGAGGAGCTGGAGCGGCCCACGTCGATCGTCTACTCCTCGCAGCGCGGGAGGACGGCGATCACCTGGTCGATCACGCTGCAGCCCGACGCGAGCCCGGACCGCACGCGGGTCTGCCTGCGGCTGCGCGCGGCGCCGGTGCGAAGGAAGCGTCTGATGCAGACCGCCGGAGGATTCTTCGACGCGTCGACCATCGCGGTCATGGCGGCGGGCCTGCGCGAGCGTCTCGCCGAAACCCCGGTTGTCAGCGGATCTGTGGCGCCGACACCACCAGGACGCTGACAACCGAGAGGGTCCCTCCACCATTGTCAGCAAATCTGTGGCGCCGACACCACCAGGACGCTGACGATCGGGTGGTCAGTCGAGCCTGATCAGACCCTCCCGGTACGCCGCGCTGACTGCTGCCGTGCGGTCGTTCACCCCCAGCTTGGCGAACGCGCGGAGCAGGTGGGTCTTGACGGTCGCCTCGCCGATGAAGAGCCGCCGACCGATGGCGGCGTTCGACAACCCGTCCGCGACGAGGGCGACGATCTCGATCTCGCGGGCCGACAGTTGCGCGGAGCGGGCGACCTGGCCCCGCGCGGACAGCCTGGCAGCAACCTCCGGGGCCAACACCTCCTCACCGCGCACGGCGCTGCGGATCGCGTCGACCAGGGTCTGCAGCGGCGCATCCTTGAGCAGATAGCCGCGGGCGCCCGCCTCGATCGCCCGGACGATGTCGGTGTCGCTGTCGTAGGTGGTGAGCACCAGCACCGGAGGCGCTCCCGGGGTCGCGCTCAACCGCGCGGTGGTCTCGACACCGTCCATGACGGGCATCCGCAGATCGGTCAGGACCAGGTCGGGCGCGAGATCCGCGACCAAGTTGAGGCACTCGGCGCCGTTACGGCCGGTGCCGACCACCTCGAGTCCGTCGTGCTCGCTCAGCATCGCCACGATGCCCGCGCGGACCACGGGATGGTCGTCGACGACGACGATGCGAAGGGGTCGCGTCTCACCCTGGGCGGCGGTCATCGCGGCACCCGCACCGACAGCCGGGTGCCCCGTCCGGGCCCGGTCTGCAGGTCCACCTGGCCCCCGACGGCATCGGCGCGGGACCTGATGCCTCCCAGACCGAACCCCAGGGGCGCAGCCGCGGGGTTGAAGCCGACACCGTCGTCACTCGTGCACAACGTGATGCAGTCGCCTCGCGTGTAGTCCAGGGTCACCCCGAACATCGTGGCGCCACTGTGTTTCCGGGAGTTGGTGAGGCACTCCTGTGCGATGCGCAGCAGGGCCGTCTCCACGGCGGGCCCAGCGCCCTGTGGCGGCCCCATCACGTCGAGACGACCCTCCATGGCGGTCGCCTGACGGATGGTGTGCACCAGTCGTTCCAGCGCCTGCACCAGCGTGTGACTGCTCACCGCGGACAGTTCGGCCACGATGATCCGTGCCTCGTCGAGGTTGTCCTGGGCGGTCGTCTCGATGAGGCGCAGCCGCTCGGCCACCCGGGCACCGTCGCCGCGCTCCTGCGCCAGCTGTGCCGCCCGGCTGAGCGCCACCACGGAGGTGAAGCCCTGCGCCAGGGTGTCGTGGATCTCCCCCGACAACCGCTCGCGCTCGGCGTGGATGCCCTCCAACCGCTGCGATCTCGCCAGTTCGGCCTGGGTGGCGCGCAACGTGTCGATGATCTCGGCACGCTCCTGCGACGTGCGGGCGATGGAGTCGACGAACCAGCCCATGCAGACGGCGAAGGCCCAGCCACCCCCGACGGTCGCGAGCACCACCAGGAAAGCCTTCGTGTCGGCCCCCGACCAGAGCCAGATCACCGCACCGAACACCACGAAACCCGCGGTCACCAGCCAGGTCGCAGCCGTCCGCTCCATCAGCGCCCAGGTCTGGGTCACGACCAGGAAGGCGCAGACCGTGCCCGCCTGGTAGGACCCGACGGTGATCATGATCGCGGCGCACCACGCGAGAACGGGGTAGACGGTGGATCCCGGCGGGTCGGCCGCGAAGCCGCGGCCACCTCGTACGCCGTATGCCGCGACGAGTGTCAGCACGCCCACCACCGCCACACCGAGCCGTGCACCGTGCACCGTCGTGAGCGCCAGGACCGGGACCGTGACGAGGCACCCCACCAGGTGCAGGACATGCCAGCCGCGGTTGCGACGCCACCAGGGCGAGGGCAGCGCGACACCGACCGCCCGCACAGCGCCCTGTCCGCTCACCGTCCCGATCATGCCGGACGCTTGGAGATCCAGCGGAAGGTGAGCAGAGCGACGACCAGCGCGGCCAGGCTCCAGCCACCGAGGACCAGGGCGGTCTCGGCGTGCTGCCAGCTGTGCGCGACCTCCTGGGAGCGCAGCGAATCGGGCAGGAACACCGACCGCTCGCCCTGCGCGATCCACTTGAGGGGGAAGACGGCGGCGATCTGCTGCAGCCACCGCGGCAGGTCGGGGTAGGACAGGTAGACCCCCGAGATGAACTGCAGGATCAGAGCCGGAGCGACCACGATGGGCGTCGCGCTCCGCGCGTTGGGGATGAACGAGGAGTAGGCGATCCCGCAGATGGTGCCGGTGCCGACGCCGAGCGCGAACGTCCACGCGAAGGTCAGCCAGTGCTGCGCGTCGCTCGGCAGTTGGACCCGGAACACCGCCCACGCCACCAGGATCAGCAGCCCGAACTGCGCCGCCGAGGACACCAGCACCATCCCGATCTTGCCGAGGAAGTAGGACGCCGCCGGCAACGGAGTGCCCCGCAGTCGTTTGAGGGTGCCGTCGTCGCGTTCGGTCGCCACGCCGATGGCCATCGACTGGAAGCTGGTCAACAGCAGCCCTGCGGCCGTCATCGCGGGCAGGAAGTGACGGGCGGCG
Coding sequences within:
- a CDS encoding ATP-binding protein — protein: MSGQGAVRAVGVALPSPWWRRNRGWHVLHLVGCLVTVPVLALTTVHGARLGVAVVGVLTLVAAYGVRGGRGFAADPPGSTVYPVLAWCAAIMITVGSYQAGTVCAFLVVTQTWALMERTAATWLVTAGFVVFGAVIWLWSGADTKAFLVVLATVGGGWAFAVCMGWFVDSIARTSQERAEIIDTLRATQAELARSQRLEGIHAERERLSGEIHDTLAQGFTSVVALSRAAQLAQERGDGARVAERLRLIETTAQDNLDEARIIVAELSAVSSHTLVQALERLVHTIRQATAMEGRLDVMGPPQGAGPAVETALLRIAQECLTNSRKHSGATMFGVTLDYTRGDCITLCTSDDGVGFNPAAAPLGFGLGGIRSRADAVGGQVDLQTGPGRGTRLSVRVPR
- a CDS encoding ABC transporter permease; translation: MRTLTLGIDRTGIELREFVREREALFFVFLFPVLMLALFSAVFSNQFGGADAAPGVNAARHFLPAMTAAGLLLTSFQSMAIGVATERDDGTLKRLRGTPLPAASYFLGKIGMVLVSSAAQFGLLILVAWAVFRVQLPSDAQHWLTFAWTFALGVGTGTICGIAYSSFIPNARSATPIVVAPALILQFISGVYLSYPDLPRWLQQIAAVFPLKWIAQGERSVFLPDSLRSQEVAHSWQHAETALVLGGWSLAALVVALLTFRWISKRPA
- a CDS encoding group II truncated hemoglobin — protein: METETLYDAAGGTVGLTRLAHAWHERVMADEVVAHAFHHGFRPDHSERLAAYWVEALGGPRAYTGTYGDETSVVRLHAGEGEHEDMDQRAIACFDQALADTGLAGDPRLAGALHDYFAWATTMSMAKYPRSADDVPDGLDIPQWTWDGLKESR
- a CDS encoding response regulator, translating into MTAAQGETRPLRIVVVDDHPVVRAGIVAMLSEHDGLEVVGTGRNGAECLNLVADLAPDLVLTDLRMPVMDGVETTARLSATPGAPPVLVLTTYDSDTDIVRAIEAGARGYLLKDAPLQTLVDAIRSAVRGEEVLAPEVAARLSARGQVARSAQLSAREIEIVALVADGLSNAAIGRRLFIGEATVKTHLLRAFAKLGVNDRTAAVSAAYREGLIRLD